GCTCCAATGCATGTAGATAAACCGATAGGAAATTACAATCTGCCACAAAACTCTGCTCAACCATCCTCATCAGAACAAGCTTCTGATGGTGAAAGCAGAAACGGAAAGGAGAAAGAAAGAGGCAAGAGCCGGGCTATTACCATGAAAGCAATCCTTGGTCAGATTTGGAAAGACGATCTTGATTCTGGACGGCTCTTGGTGAAACTGCAACAGCTCTATGGTGATAGGATTCTTCCTTTTATCCCTTCTACAGAGATGTCAGTATTCCTCTAAACCGTTATGTGATACATTTGCGGTGAGAACTCATGGTTCTACGCTTGGAGAGAGATTAAACTACCATCTGATTTGTGAATCTTCCTGGCCTTGAGGGACATCGAGCATCTCGGGTCTTTAGGAGAAGTCAACATGTAGTGGTTTGAGTTGTATTGAACCGAGTAAAGGTTGAGGGCTTACTTGGTGAATTTATATGTTCCGTCTATATATTTAGACTTTAGTGGATTTTAGTGCTTGGTGAATTTATTTGTTCCGTCTGAAGAAACTCGTGACatgtattttttcaattttatttgtaGTCATGTAAATTGCAGTAATTTTCCTTCATGTCTTGCTTATTGCTCGTTACATTCTGGTTATTCTCTGCATCGAATACAAGGTTAAAGTGACAGTATACTTCTTCTGGTTTCTGGTCTGTATTAATAAAGTAAACGGTCTTTAAGACTAGAAGACTTGTTTGTGGATGAAAAGAGAATAAACAAAAAGCTAAGAAGGCGTTCTCTTACATCAACTAAATAATATCGAATGTAATAACTAATTAAACACACTGGACTACTAGTTCTCCAACCAAAAACGGTTATGACCACTACTAGTTCTGCAATCAAAAGGATTGGCTATCTAGTTCGGTAAAAGCTTTTAATGATACAAACAGTAGCCAATGTGCTTCAACCAGGGAGCTCAGTTAAGGTTCCTTGGTGACCAAAAATGTTTCACTGGGAGAACTTTATTGAACGATGGCCATCTATTCAACGATTTCCCCTTCCTCTAGTCCATCAATGTCCAAATCAGTAGCAGCTAGACTTTGAAGATTGCAATCATCATCTGAATCAAACCCCTTTGCAAACTCACATTCGAAGTTGAAATAGTCTCCTGGGTTCAACTCCGGGAAAAGATCAGCGTATGTGTCTATTAACCCTTGCTCAAACTCTAGCTCCATGTTATCGTCAGGATGTGCATTCTTGGCATCCCCACCCTCAGCCTTGCTGACCTCTGAGAGTTGCTGACGCGGGTTAGAGTTAATTTGTTTCATAAGATCAAGAACCTCTGGCTCAAATGAGTCAATgttgccttcttcttcttctatttcctcttctcgtgtaatTGCACCTTCTGCCTGGCTATAGTATTTAGGCTCAGGTGTTGTCGTTTTCTCACGGTCAAAGTCTCTGATAACTTCAAAGTCGTAGCTGTGCGAAGGAAGATAAACATGGATCACCGGGTACTCTAAGATAGTTACTTGAGCAAGCTGCTGCCTCACGGGACCCTTAATGTCCAGCTCCTTGAAAGGAACCTTTACACCCTGCAACCAAGGGAGAGAAAAAGTAAAACACTAACACAACAAGTCAACATGTGGTAATAATCCAAACCTTGGGGTATGTGCGTATAAAAAGCTTGAGAGAATCAAGATCCACATCACAAAAAGGCTTGAGCTTGTGAATCCAAGGACCTGGCTTAAGATGATTCTCAATCACAGAGCAAAGGCTTGTATCTTCACCAACACTGTGATGGATTGTTAAAGCATTAATAGTGGACAAAGATGAAACTGTAAGTTAAAGAGAGTATACTACTAACCCATGGTCGACAAGAACAACATCTGTAGAGTGAAACCGCCACTCAACTGTCCAATGAATGCACTTCCTCCTAAACCAAGAACCAGACCGGTCAAAAACAAATAATCTAAAGCTACAATCTCAGAGAATCTAAAATCATTACCGGTTATCGTAACGACTCTGGTTCTTATCCCTCTTCAACATCCCACCAGGGAGAAACCAGAGCTTAGTTCCGCGGCTACCAGCAGCAACCTGAAGGCCCCGAAGATCATTAGGTAACCTAAACCTAAAGTGAGGGTTTTTACATAGCTGATGTCTCCTTCTCAGAGCAGACTCCGCCACTCTCTTCGTCTCCTCAAGCAAATTGTAATctatgcatttaaaaaaaaatcaaaactttcatCAACCCTTAGACGAGAAAgctaataataacaaaaagaatacaaaatcaaataaCAATTAGACGAGGAAGCTAATAATAATTTACAAagctaaaaatcaaaactttcatCAACCCTTTTAATACTTACAATCAAAGATAGAAACTTTGAATGTGATTATTACCGGAGAGGAGGAGATTATCGTCGAACTTGGAGAGGGGGACGAAGTCGGTGAGTTTTCTTTTGCCGGTACAGCCTGTTCGCTTCTTGTGAGCTTTGACGCAAGGGAGGGCGCACGATCGAATTGAGCATCCTGGGCATTTGTATTTCCATGGATTCAGCTTGCACTCGCCGCAGAGTTTATCATCATCGTCCATTGATTTTTGTTCGGATTCGATGTTGTTCATCGTTAAAGGTTTGGTTTTTGGGGAGAGGTTTTATTGAAACTAGGGCTTATTAATCTGAGAGAGGAGtgtatgttttcaaatttacatTCTAGTCCCTGTATTTAATACTTTCTTCGAAATACATCCCTTACCTTTGTAAATTAATACTTGGTCCAGAAAACtttaatttatatactttaGGTTTTTGGTTTCATAACCTATCCAGGTTAAGCGAAGCTGGAGgtctaaccaatcaacctacgTCACAATtaagttttgaaaaatttagagaaaatgaaaactaCCCTAAACTTTAGGTAGAAATAGAATTGTAGAAATTCAAAaaggtctttttttttaaacaagaaGAAAAGCTTTTAGTCAATGAGGTAGACTGATTTTGATTGTATGTCATGACTACGTGGACCCACAACATACATCTCATTGTTAATCGACACacacagaaaataaaaaattcccAAGAATGTTGTTGTTTGCTTTTATTGCCCACAATAGTAAAGTTTCATCTCGCGCTTGGTAGGAAGTAGTTGTAAATGCAATTACTTCTCTTatcagaaaaaatatatatgaaacaaTTACCAGTACTGTAAGAGCTCGCACATTAATGGTGTTAGGTAGAATATTCAATTATTGATTACTTTATATCTTCAAAAAGACTTTTCACAATTAAGCCCAAGTCAATTGACGATATACCCTAAAAGGTACCGTGAACGTTGGGTAACAAGAGCAAACTTTGAAGACagaggaaaacaaaaacaaaaataatatgaagTGTGCACTATTACTCTGGTCTCATCTCTCACTACTACTTGTCTTGATTCTTGCTTCAGCAGATCTCACGGCTTCGAGATCTTCTTGTCAGAGCCACTGTGGAAACATCTCGATACCGTATCCTTTTGGGATAGGAAAGGGTTGCTACCTCAACGAATGGTTTGCAATTCAGTGCAACAATTTCACCTCCGGAAAGCTTGTCCCATATCTACCAAAgattgacaaagaagttgttaaAATCTTTCTACCGGAACCAACTGGGTATGAGGGCTATAACTATGGGTCACTTCgcatcaaaaccaacataactTCCATGGGATGTTCCAATACCAGCGATGAAATAAAGTTTGGTGAGCCTTTGAATTTTACTGGCACACCGTTTACCATTGGCCGTTCCAACACCTTCCTAGCTATTGGCTGCAACTACAAGGCCACGTTGACACATCTTGAGCCCAGATTGGTGGGATGCATCTCGACTTGTGAACCAAAAAAGATACGGGATTATACAAGCTGCCGTGGTGACAAATGCTGCCAAGCAGACCCACCTAGTGGGATTGGACAGATAGTCGGTATCAGTATGGAGGAATTTTCGAGTAACATaacaagagagagagggtgTCGAGTGGCTTTCTTAACAGACGAAAATGAAGACCCATCAGCATACCCGGTGGCTAAATTTACTGATCCGCAATGGTTTTATGATAGGCAATATGTTATACTCCAACTACGGTGGGCCATTCCCATGACGAATCTCTCCTTTGTCAATTCCTTGGGATGCccacattatgaaatgcgtcaGTATATCGATGGCATTAATCCTTGCGGATGCTCGAATACAGATGATGGGAGCAGCAATGTAGGATGCGCATGTAATGATGGTTACACAGGTAACCCATTTATTATGGGTGGATGTAAAGGTTAGTAATTATTTCTTCTTTTCCCTTTATGTAATGTAAATATCATGTAAGCCTAACAAGTCCTATATAGGTGGTAGCAAATCATAATGGATGAATACAATCAAAGtaatacctatatatatatataaaagagacttCATCATCGATCTAATTACACTTTCATGACGTTGTTCTTCTAGATATTGATGAGTGCCAACTCGACTCAGATTATATCAAGAATTGTAGGCGACAAGGAGGCACTTGTGTGAATACTCCAGGAGACTTCCAGTGCGTAGTCAAGAAGAACAAGACTGTGCCAATTACTATAGGTAAAGTCATCACCCAGTTTATATCCAAATTGATACATCATCTATTGTATATTATTTGTTGTTATCTGAGTGGTACACAAATTAAGTAcgcttttcaaaatttcttgTGGGTTTCCAGGACTATGTGTAGGTTTTGGTGTGCTGATCGTTTCCGGTGGAACTTTGTGgttatacaaaattattaaaaagcaAAGGAAGATCAACCGCAAAAAAAAGTTGTTCAAACGTAATGGAGGTTTATTATTGAAACAACAGTTGACTTCAACTGAAGGCAGCATCGAGAAGACAAAAGTATTCACCTCCAAAGAGTTAGAGAAAGCTACTGAAAACTTCAGTTCGACTAGAGTGCTTGGACAAGGTGGACAAGGTACCGTGTATAAGGGAATGCTTGTAGATGGTAGAATCGTAGCTGTGAAAAAATCTACAGTTGTGGATGAAGACAAGCTTGAAGAGTTCATTAACGAAGTTGTCATTCTATCGCAAATCAACCACAGAAACATCGTGAAACTCATAGGCTGTTGCCTTGAGACAGAAGTGCCTCTTCTAGTTTATGAGTTTATTTCTAATGGTAACCTTTTCGAGCATCTTCATGGTGAGTTTGATGAGTCTGCGATGACTACTTGGGAAATGCGTTTGTGCATCGTCATAGATATCGCTGGAGCTCTTTCATATCTCCACTCAGCAGCCGCATCTCCAATTTTTCATAGAGATGTCAAATCTACAAATATAATGTTAGACGAAAAATATCGAGCTAAAGTGGCTGATTTCGGCACTTCAAGATCGGTAACGGTTGATCATACCCACCTAACTACTGTAGTTTCAGGTACAGTTGGATATGTGGATCCGGAATACTTCCAGTCTAGCCAATTCACCGACAAAAGTGATGTCTATAGCTTTGGGGTGGTGCTCGTGGAACTCATTACCGGAGAGAAGCCTATATCTTTTGTGCGGCTTCAACAAAGCAGAACATTGGCAACTTATTTCATTGTTGCAATGGAAGAGAATCGAGTTGTCGACATTATTGACCCTCAGATCAGAGATGATTGCAATCTGGAGCAAGTCATGGCCGCAGCACAACTTGCAAGAAGGTGTCTGAATCTTAACGGAAGGAATCGTCCAAGCATGAGAGAAGTATCAATGGAGTTAGAGAGAATTCGTTCACCAACTGAAGATCCACAGTCACATGTTCATATTGAAGGAAGCAATGCAGAGGAAGTAGCTGCGGAGATTAATATTGGTGTGGAATCATGCAACAACGTGGGTGTTAGTGCTCCTTCTGGATTTCAATACAACGTTGATACAACATCATTGTCAGATGCCGAGCCGTTATTTCCTCGTCAAACATGGTGACCACCACGTTTCGATAGCACCGGATGATTTTGTTAGTAAGTATTCTATGTCAACTAGACGATGATAACTATATCAATTCCTCGCTAGTGTATCAAAACATGAAATAAGCGACGTATCCTACTACGTTGTGGTTTGCATTTGTATGCATGGTTGTActattatgtttttgtttttagaatCTGCACCAAGTTGAATGATATGCTATGTTTTCAAAGCGCATACAACTCAAATAGCAAGC
The sequence above is drawn from the Brassica napus cultivar Da-Ae chromosome A8, Da-Ae, whole genome shotgun sequence genome and encodes:
- the LOC106430202 gene encoding wall-associated receptor kinase-like 9, giving the protein MKCALLLWSHLSLLLVLILASADLTASRSSCQSHCGNISIPYPFGIGKGCYLNEWFAIQCNNFTSGKLVPYLPKIDKEVVKIFLPEPTGYEGYNYGSLRIKTNITSMGCSNTSDEIKFGEPLNFTGTPFTIGRSNTFLAIGCNYKATLTHLEPRLVGCISTCEPKKIRDYTSCRGDKCCQADPPSGIGQIVGISMEEFSSNITRERGCRVAFLTDENEDPSAYPVAKFTDPQWFYDRQYVILQLRWAIPMTNLSFVNSLGCPHYEMRQYIDGINPCGCSNTDDGSSNVGCACNDGYTGNPFIMGGCKDIDECQLDSDYIKNCRRQGGTCVNTPGDFQCVVKKNKTVPITIGLCVGFGVLIVSGGTLWLYKIIKKQRKINRKKKLFKRNGGLLLKQQLTSTEGSIEKTKVFTSKELEKATENFSSTRVLGQGGQGTVYKGMLVDGRIVAVKKSTVVDEDKLEEFINEVVILSQINHRNIVKLIGCCLETEVPLLVYEFISNGNLFEHLHGEFDESAMTTWEMRLCIVIDIAGALSYLHSAAASPIFHRDVKSTNIMLDEKYRAKVADFGTSRSVTVDHTHLTTVVSGTVGYVDPEYFQSSQFTDKSDVYSFGVVLVELITGEKPISFVRLQQSRTLATYFIVAMEENRVVDIIDPQIRDDCNLEQVMAAAQLARRCLNLNGRNRPSMREVSMELERIRSPTEDPQSHVHIEGSNAEEVAAEINIGVESCNNVGVSAPSGFQYNVDTTSLSDAEPLFPRQTW
- the LOC111197806 gene encoding box C/D snoRNA protein 1-like, which encodes MNNIESEQKSMDDDDKLCGECKLNPWKYKCPGCSIRSCALPCVKAHKKRTGCTGKRKLTDFVPLSKFDDNLLLSDYNLLEETKRVAESALRRRHQLCKNPHFRFRLPNDLRGLQVAAGSRGTKLWFLPGGMLKRDKNQSRYDNRRKCIHWTVEWRFHSTDVVLVDHGVGEDTSLCSVIENHLKPGPWIHKLKPFCDVDLDSLKLFIRTYPKGVKVPFKELDIKGPVRQQLAQVTILEYPVIHVYLPSHSYDFEVIRDFDREKTTTPEPKYYSQAEGAITREEEIEEEEGNIDSFEPEVLDLMKQINSNPRQQLSEVSKAEGGDAKNAHPDDNMELEFEQGLIDTYADLFPELNPGDYFNFECEFAKGFDSDDDCNLQSLAATDLDIDGLEEGEIVE